In one Culex quinquefasciatus strain JHB chromosome 2, VPISU_Cqui_1.0_pri_paternal, whole genome shotgun sequence genomic region, the following are encoded:
- the LOC6042197 gene encoding ribosome biogenesis protein NOP53, translated as MKTAGSKVRHASKKNKASWRKNVDISDVEGFLEEQREHERIAGNVADRSDAELFVEEKKPQKGGQRSRRELRKQQFEGKPKFCAALENTSKVADPVLKRNVITNKEKLLAIGKRKSKAEAVSVGVRKKKVVKDKVVTKDLWADEDSGKKPIRARPNAVSNVELPPAGASYNPSIDDYNELKQAVVESEKKHIKRAQHLDRVVTAKFGKKLTPEQREKQLFEEMSEGLFEKPSKKSSSKKEAEEDTEDYKAINAPVQNKKKTRAQQNKKFREVAKRNAAVALKEELKKLADINRLPEMNSKLAKTEKNIEVKRGRRAVRDEEKKQLPGRVAYMQYEAPEPDFVEPTQLTDKLRTVAPNKSLVVDRFKSLQKRGLIAPKKHRDGILRTNRSTLKKWKRYTLNSHKEEGVSA; from the exons ATGAAAAC TGCCGGCTCCAAGGTGCGTCACGCGTCCAAGAAAAACAAAGCTTCGTGGCGCAAAAATGTGGACATTTCCGACGTGGAGGGATTTCTGGAGGAGCAGCGCGAGCACGAACGGATCGCCGGGAATGTGGCGGACCGGTCCGACGCGGAACTGTTTGTGGAGGAGAAGAAGCCACAGAAGGGTGGGCAGCGGAGTAGGAGGGAGTTGAGGAAGCAGCAGTTTGAGGGCAAGCCGAAATTTTGTGCTGCGCTGGAGAACACCTCCAAGGTGGCGGATCCGGTCCTGAAGAGGAACGTAATCACGAACAAGGAGAAGCTGCTGGCGATTGGCAAGAGGAAGAGCAAGGCGGAGGCGGTTTCGGTTGGGGTTAGGAAGAAGAAGGTGGTGAAGGATAAGGTGGTCACGAAGGATTTGTGGGCAGATGAAGATTCCGGGAAGAAACCGATTCGCGCCAGGCCAAATGCCGTTTCGAATGTGGAGTTGCCCCCGGCCGGAGCCAGTTACAACCCATCGATTGACGACTACAATGAGCTCAAGCAGGCAGTGGTGGAATCCGAGAAGAAGCACATCAAACGGGCCCAGCACCTGGACCGGGTCGTGACGGCCAAGTTCGGCAAGAAGCTCACGCCGGAACAGCGCGAAAAGCAACTCTTCGAGGAAATGTCCGAGGGACTGTTTGAAAAGCCCAGCAAAAAGTCATCCTCCAAAAAAGAAGCCGAAGAGGACACCGAAGACTACAAAGCCATCAACGCCCCCGTCCAGAACAAAAAGAAGACCCGTGCCCAGCAGAACAAAAAGTTCCGCGAGGTCGCCAAACGGAACGCCGCCGTCGCCCTCAAGGAGGAACTCAAAAAGCTCGCCGACATCAACCGCCTGCCGGAAATGAACTCCAAGCTGGCGAAAACCGAAAAGAACATCGAAGTGAAGCGCGGTCGCCGCGCCGTTCGCGACGAAGAAAAGAAGCAACTGCCGGGCCGGGTGGCCTACATGCAGTACGAGGCGCCCGAGCCGGACTTTGTCGAACCGACGCAGCTCACCGACAAGCTGCGGACGGTGGCGCCGAACAAGAGTCTGGTCGTGGACCGGTTCAAGAGTCTGCAGAAGCGAGGGCTGATTGCGCCGAAGAAGCACCGCGATGGCATTCTGCGGACGAACCGGTCCACGCTGAAGAAGTGGAAGCGGTACACGCTCAACAGTCACAAGGAGGAGGGGGTGTCGGCGTAA